From the Entomomonas sp. E2T0 genome, one window contains:
- a CDS encoding BatD family protein, with protein MMIKRLFAILLLLLFVSPFTLAANVKASIDKTEIVLNETINLTITSDGSDAPDLEPLKNLFDILGIQESREVVYVNGQTTSFRRWTINLKPTTQAKGIVIPPINLGQDKTDPITIKLIDQPTNVVANGHDILKVETTLNKDAAYVQEQLVLTLRIYAADGQVYRLNNLIPPALDVNIKQLNNTQHEEQINGIHYSIIERSYAISPQKSGQLKIPSFALTALVKEDGRTQNKTVTSNELTIKIKPKPTNYPKNAPWLPAKNITLTEHWDKMPNNVLQGDTLIRTLSITAEGLTSDQLGALPTTSIAGLRNYPEQPKLADDWQQDLPIGTREEKDLIIPIQAGEITLPEIKVAWWNTETDKLEYATIAERKIQVASNPAFNSTTTTANNDTQLTTVIKKVTSSNLWIWQLLTGIFAITTIIGFALWIYARKQPAIIKPDTPVINPKTLLDDIKRACQEHDPQATRIALDNWVKQQPENLTELVARYAPLAEAVEDLNKALYSETSYTWQGDNLWQAVQNLPPKEEVATVNNTIIPPLYPK; from the coding sequence ATGATGATTAAGCGCCTATTTGCAATATTGTTACTATTGTTATTTGTTAGCCCTTTTACATTGGCGGCCAATGTAAAAGCCTCTATTGATAAAACTGAAATTGTACTTAATGAAACGATTAATTTAACCATTACCTCTGATGGCTCAGACGCCCCTGATTTAGAGCCACTTAAAAATTTATTTGATATCCTAGGTATTCAAGAAAGTCGTGAAGTAGTTTATGTAAATGGTCAAACTACATCATTTAGACGTTGGACTATTAATTTGAAGCCTACCACGCAAGCTAAAGGTATTGTTATTCCACCTATCAATCTTGGGCAAGATAAAACTGATCCCATCACTATTAAGCTAATTGACCAACCAACTAATGTAGTTGCAAATGGTCATGATATTCTTAAAGTAGAAACAACCCTTAATAAAGATGCTGCGTACGTTCAAGAACAACTGGTGCTTACTTTACGTATTTATGCAGCTGATGGTCAGGTCTATAGACTGAACAACTTAATTCCTCCTGCTTTAGATGTAAATATTAAACAATTAAATAATACACAGCATGAAGAACAAATTAATGGTATCCACTATTCTATTATTGAAAGAAGCTATGCAATTTCTCCACAAAAAAGTGGCCAACTAAAAATACCTTCTTTTGCTTTAACGGCCTTAGTCAAAGAAGATGGACGTACTCAAAATAAAACAGTTACTTCCAACGAATTAACAATAAAAATAAAACCTAAACCAACTAATTATCCTAAGAATGCACCTTGGCTACCAGCCAAAAATATTACCTTAACAGAACACTGGGATAAAATGCCTAATAATGTTCTACAGGGAGATACATTAATACGGACACTTAGTATTACTGCCGAAGGTCTTACTAGTGATCAATTGGGTGCATTGCCTACCACATCAATAGCAGGATTAAGAAACTATCCAGAACAACCAAAACTTGCAGATGATTGGCAACAAGATTTACCTATAGGTACTCGTGAAGAGAAAGATTTAATCATTCCCATCCAAGCGGGGGAAATTACTCTTCCAGAAATTAAAGTAGCTTGGTGGAATACAGAAACAGATAAATTAGAATATGCCACTATTGCTGAGCGAAAAATACAAGTAGCTAGTAATCCTGCTTTTAACAGTACAACAACTACAGCCAATAACGATACTCAACTAACTACTGTTATAAAAAAAGTAACATCCTCTAATTTATGGATATGGCAACTATTAACAGGTATCTTTGCTATAACAACAATAATTGGTTTTGCATTGTGGATTTACGCTCGTAAACAGCCTGCTATCATTAAACCAGATACTCCTGTTATCAATCCTAAAACATTATTAGATGATATAAAAAGGGCTTGCCAAGAACATGACCCACAAGCTACACGCATTGCTTTAGATAACTGGGTTAAACAACAACCTGAAAATTTAACTGAACTTGTTGCTCGCTATGCACCTTTAGCCGAGGCGGTAGAAGATCTTAACAAAGCACTTTATAGTGAAACCAGTTACACATGGCAAGGTGATAATTTATGGCAAGCTGTTCAAAACCTTCCCCCTAAAGAAGAAGTTGCAACAGTAAATAATACTATTATTCCACCCCTATATCCCAAATAA
- a CDS encoding spermidine synthase — protein MLIADQQDEHGIIRIFEMGDYRFLEFGLQIEQSCVFMPDPSWLEYDYTRAMLMGALIHPQPKSALFLGLGAGSLTTACLKYLPLQQATAIELRATVVELAKQHLALPEDNRLIIEIGDALKLLPEQPPVDLIFLDLYTDNGPSTGHSAWDFLGLCQQKLNPNGWLIINQWALHSGSPKDEAILKVRFKKYYWECLVESGNVVLFVPQNKQQLFDLEALQQKITALKPKLGYSLQPLFDNIKLTGQ, from the coding sequence ATGCTAATTGCAGATCAACAAGATGAACACGGCATTATCCGTATTTTTGAAATGGGTGATTATCGTTTCCTTGAGTTTGGTTTACAAATTGAGCAAAGCTGTGTATTTATGCCTGATCCTAGCTGGCTAGAATATGACTATACACGTGCAATGCTAATGGGAGCATTAATACATCCACAACCTAAATCAGCACTATTTCTAGGTTTAGGTGCTGGTAGCCTCACTACAGCTTGTTTAAAATATTTACCTTTACAGCAAGCAACTGCTATTGAATTACGTGCTACAGTGGTCGAACTTGCTAAACAACATCTAGCATTACCAGAAGATAACAGGTTAATTATTGAAATTGGTGATGCCTTAAAACTACTACCTGAACAACCACCTGTAGATTTAATTTTCCTTGATCTTTATACTGACAATGGTCCATCTACAGGCCATTCGGCTTGGGATTTTCTTGGCCTTTGCCAACAAAAACTCAACCCAAACGGCTGGTTAATTATTAACCAATGGGCACTCCACAGTGGTTCACCAAAAGATGAGGCCATTTTAAAAGTGCGTTTCAAAAAATATTATTGGGAATGTTTAGTAGAATCAGGCAATGTGGTATTGTTCGTTCCACAAAATAAACAACAATTATTTGATTTAGAAGCTCTCCAACAAAAAATCACTGCTTTAAAACCCAAACTAGGTTATTCATTACAACCATTGTTTGATAATATCAAATTGACTGGCCAGTAA
- a CDS encoding roadblock/LC7 domain-containing protein — MMSIDGNISSLVRNVSGRLLNRLVANISGIKAALISTVDGFEIAAECAESSDIAKLSAVSSTLSAIGNMAMLETDMGTQYRSVTIENDNGFLVIMDIQYKSYPMIFCVVASREAMLSRVIHQAKIIIDVIANKLPKLE; from the coding sequence ATGATGAGTATAGACGGAAATATTTCGTCATTAGTACGAAATGTTTCTGGTAGATTATTAAATCGATTAGTGGCAAATATCTCAGGAATAAAGGCTGCATTGATATCAACTGTGGATGGTTTTGAGATTGCTGCTGAGTGCGCAGAATCTTCCGATATCGCTAAATTATCCGCGGTCTCTAGTACGTTATCGGCTATTGGTAATATGGCGATGTTAGAAACTGATATGGGAACTCAATATCGTAGTGTTACTATAGAAAATGATAATGGTTTTTTGGTGATTATGGATATTCAATATAAATCATATCCTATGATTTTTTGTGTTGTTGCTTCCCGTGAAGCTATGCTTTCTAGGGTTATCCATCAAGCTAAAATTATTATTGATGTAATTGCTAATAAATTGCCTAAGTTGGAATAA
- a CDS encoding GTP-binding protein, producing MIEYKFIVTGTVGAGKTTLISAISEIPTISTDVKNNDSSVGKESTTVAFDYGQITISENERLRLYGTPGQERFSFMWKVLGQGAMGVIILVDHTRPDPISDLKIYLDNFAELIDKTGSVVCVCKFDESKSPSLDDFDDVIAEYKIICPIIAADVRQKEEVLKILDILLTQLENRE from the coding sequence ATGATTGAATATAAATTTATTGTTACTGGGACAGTTGGTGCAGGAAAAACCACATTAATTTCAGCTATCAGTGAAATCCCTACTATTTCAACAGATGTAAAAAATAATGATAGTTCTGTTGGGAAGGAGTCAACGACAGTAGCATTTGATTATGGACAAATTACAATCAGTGAAAATGAACGGTTGCGCTTATACGGTACACCTGGTCAAGAACGCTTTTCATTTATGTGGAAAGTTCTGGGGCAAGGGGCAATGGGAGTCATTATTCTGGTAGATCATACAAGGCCAGACCCTATTTCTGATTTAAAGATTTATTTGGATAATTTTGCTGAGTTAATTGATAAAACTGGCAGTGTTGTTTGTGTCTGTAAGTTTGATGAAAGTAAATCACCCTCATTAGATGATTTTGATGATGTGATTGCTGAATACAAAATTATTTGTCCTATTATTGCGGCTGATGTACGCCAAAAAGAAGAAGTATTAAAGATATTGGATATCCTATTGACCCAGTTAGAAAATCGGGAATAA